A region of Salvelinus alpinus chromosome 24, SLU_Salpinus.1, whole genome shotgun sequence DNA encodes the following proteins:
- the LOC139552235 gene encoding nucleolar complex protein 4 homolog isoform X1, translated as MVIPFICNLIRRHPACRVLIHRPSAADEACDDPYLMEDPTQCYALESSLWELQTLQKHCQPDVAKAAMAINKPLSQQEDDISEVLELSTYEQMERDLKQSTTVPLEFDHAIKLLQGTGGVGVLGLHFSLE; from the exons ATGGTAATACCCTTCATCTGCAACCTGATCCGCCGCCATCCTGCCTGCCGAGTCCTCATTCACCGCCCCAGTGCAGCAGACG AAGCCTGTGATGACCCCTACCTGATGGAGGACCCCACCCAGTGCTATGCCCTGGAAAGCAGCCTGTGGGAGCTACAG ACTCTTCAGAAGCATTGTCAGCCTGATGTGGCCAAGGCTGCCATGGCGATCAACAAGCCCCTGTCACAGCAGGAGGATGACATCAGCGAGGTCCTGGAGTTATCCACCTATGAG CAGATGGAGCGGGACCTGAAGCAGAGCACGACTGTGCCGCTGGAGTTTGACCATGCCATCAAGCTACTGCAGGGCACTGGAGGAGTGGGGGTGCTGGGCCTGCACTTCTCTctagagtag
- the LOC139552235 gene encoding nucleolar complex protein 4 homolog isoform X2 translates to MVIPFICNLIRRHPACRVLIHRPSAADEACDDPYLMEDPTQCYALESSLWELQTLQKHCQPDVAKAAMAINKPLSQQEDDISEVLELSTYEMERDLKQSTTVPLEFDHAIKLLQGTGGVGVLGLHFSLE, encoded by the exons ATGGTAATACCCTTCATCTGCAACCTGATCCGCCGCCATCCTGCCTGCCGAGTCCTCATTCACCGCCCCAGTGCAGCAGACG AAGCCTGTGATGACCCCTACCTGATGGAGGACCCCACCCAGTGCTATGCCCTGGAAAGCAGCCTGTGGGAGCTACAG ACTCTTCAGAAGCATTGTCAGCCTGATGTGGCCAAGGCTGCCATGGCGATCAACAAGCCCCTGTCACAGCAGGAGGATGACATCAGCGAGGTCCTGGAGTTATCCACCTATGAG ATGGAGCGGGACCTGAAGCAGAGCACGACTGTGCCGCTGGAGTTTGACCATGCCATCAAGCTACTGCAGGGCACTGGAGGAGTGGGGGTGCTGGGCCTGCACTTCTCTctagagtag
- the LOC139552236 gene encoding vacuolar protein sorting-associated protein 29, whose product MLVLVLGDLHIPHRCNTLPAKFKKLLVPGKIQHILCTGNLCTKESYDYLKTLAGDVHIVRGDFDENLNYPEQKVVTVGQFKIGLIHGHQVIPWGDMASLALLQRQLDVDILISGHTHKFEAFENENKFYINPGSATGAYNALESNIIPSFVLMDIQASTVVTYVYQLIGDDVKVERIEYKKS is encoded by the exons ATG TTGGTCCTGGTGTTAGGTGACCTGCACATTCCCCACCGATGCAACACCCTACCAGCCAAGTTCAAGAAGCTGCTAGTGCCAGGCAAAATCCAGCACATCCTCTGTACAGGCAACCTTTGCACCAAGGAGAGCTATGACTACCTGAAGACCCTGGCTGGGGATGTACACATCGTCAGGGGAGACTTTGATGAG AACCTGAACTACCCGGAGCAGAAGGTGGTGACGGTGGGTCAGTTTAAGATCGGCCTGATCCATGGGCACCAGGTGATCCCCTGGGGGGACATGGCAAGCCTGGCTCTGCTGCAGAGGCAGCTTGACGTCGACATCCTCATCTCTGGACACACGCACAAGTTTGAGGCCTTCGAAAACGAGAACAAGTTCTACATCAACCCCGGCTCAGCAACTGGAGCCTACAACGCACTGGAAAG CAACATCATCCCATCCTTTGTATTGATGGACATCCAAGCATCCACAGTGGTGACGTACGTCTACCAGCTCATCGGAGATGACGTAAAAGTGGAAAGGATTGAGTACAAGAAATCCTAA
- the LOC139552237 gene encoding GPN-loop GTPase 3 isoform X2 translates to MPRYAQLVMGPAGSGKSTYCSTLIQHAEAINRSVQVVNLDPAAEHFDYPVMADIRELIMVDDVMEDESLRFGPNGGLVFCMEYFANNFDWLEESLGHVEDDYILFDCPGQIELYTHLPVMRQLVEQLQQWEFRVCGVFLVDSQFMVETFKFISGIMAALSAMVSLEIPTVNIMTKMDLLSPKAKKEIEKYLDPDMYSMMEDNSVTIRSKKFKKLTKAICGLIDDYSMVRFLPFDRTDEEGINIVLQHIDFSIQYGEDLEFKEPKEPDEEPDNTNYDDFFQDKED, encoded by the exons ATGCCTCGTTATGCTCAACTGGTGATGGGCCCCGCGGGAAGTGGAAAG AGTACCTACTGCTCTACACTGATCCAGCATGCAGAAGCCATAAACCGCTCTGTACAGGTGGTCAATCTAGACCCAGCCGCTGAACACTTTGATTACCCAGTCATGGCAG ATATCCGGGAGCTCATCATGGTGGATGACGTGATGGAGGATGAGTCACTGAGGTTTGGCCCAAATGGAGGGCTGGTGTTTTGCATGGAGTACTTTGCCAACAACTTTGACTGGCTGGAGGAGAGTCTGGGTCACGTGGAGGACGACTACATACTGTTTGACTGTCCTG GTCAAATAGAGCtctacacacacctccctgtgATGAGGCAGCTGGTAGAGCAGCTCCAGCAATGGGAATTCCGTGTCTGTGGCGTCTTCCTGGTGGACTCACAGTTCATGGTGGAGACCTTCAAG TTCATCTCTGGTATCATGGCTGCGTTGAGTGCCATGGTGTCCTTGGAGATCCCAACAGTCAACATCATGACCAAAATGGACCTGCTCAGTCCCAAGGCCAAGAAGGAAATTGAAAA GTACCTGGACCCTGACATGTACTCAATGATGGAGGACAACTCTGTCACCATTAGGAGCAAGAAGTTCAAGAAGCTGACCAAAGCCATCTGTGGTTTG ATTGATGACTACAGCATGGTGAGATTCTTGCCTTTTGATCGCACAGACGAGGAAGGCATCAACATAGTGCTTCAGCACATCGACTTTTCCATACAGTATGGAGAAGACTTGGAGTTCAAAGAGCCAAag GAGCCTGACGAGGAGCCAGACAACACAAATTATGATGATTTCTTCCAGGACAAAGAGGACTGA
- the LOC139552237 gene encoding GPN-loop GTPase 3 isoform X1: MPRYAQLVMGPAGSGKSTYCSTLIQHAEAINRSVQVVNLDPAAEHFDYPVMADIRELIMVDDVMEDESLRFGPNGGLVFCMEYFANNFDWLEESLGHVEDDYILFDCPVMSAGQIELYTHLPVMRQLVEQLQQWEFRVCGVFLVDSQFMVETFKFISGIMAALSAMVSLEIPTVNIMTKMDLLSPKAKKEIEKYLDPDMYSMMEDNSVTIRSKKFKKLTKAICGLIDDYSMVRFLPFDRTDEEGINIVLQHIDFSIQYGEDLEFKEPKEPDEEPDNTNYDDFFQDKED; the protein is encoded by the exons ATGCCTCGTTATGCTCAACTGGTGATGGGCCCCGCGGGAAGTGGAAAG AGTACCTACTGCTCTACACTGATCCAGCATGCAGAAGCCATAAACCGCTCTGTACAGGTGGTCAATCTAGACCCAGCCGCTGAACACTTTGATTACCCAGTCATGGCAG ATATCCGGGAGCTCATCATGGTGGATGACGTGATGGAGGATGAGTCACTGAGGTTTGGCCCAAATGGAGGGCTGGTGTTTTGCATGGAGTACTTTGCCAACAACTTTGACTGGCTGGAGGAGAGTCTGGGTCACGTGGAGGACGACTACATACTGTTTGACTGTCCTG TGATGTCTGCAGGTCAAATAGAGCtctacacacacctccctgtgATGAGGCAGCTGGTAGAGCAGCTCCAGCAATGGGAATTCCGTGTCTGTGGCGTCTTCCTGGTGGACTCACAGTTCATGGTGGAGACCTTCAAG TTCATCTCTGGTATCATGGCTGCGTTGAGTGCCATGGTGTCCTTGGAGATCCCAACAGTCAACATCATGACCAAAATGGACCTGCTCAGTCCCAAGGCCAAGAAGGAAATTGAAAA GTACCTGGACCCTGACATGTACTCAATGATGGAGGACAACTCTGTCACCATTAGGAGCAAGAAGTTCAAGAAGCTGACCAAAGCCATCTGTGGTTTG ATTGATGACTACAGCATGGTGAGATTCTTGCCTTTTGATCGCACAGACGAGGAAGGCATCAACATAGTGCTTCAGCACATCGACTTTTCCATACAGTATGGAGAAGACTTGGAGTTCAAAGAGCCAAag GAGCCTGACGAGGAGCCAGACAACACAAATTATGATGATTTCTTCCAGGACAAAGAGGACTGA
- the LOC139552239 gene encoding actin-related protein 2/3 complex subunit 3-B has product MPAYHSGLMDGDTKMVGNMAMLPLKTQFKGPAAKETKDSDIIEEAIYYFKANVFFKNYEIKNEADRTLIYVTLYISECLKKLQKCSSRGQGEKEMYTLGITNFPIPGEPGFPLNAMYAKPSNKQEEETMRAYLQQIRQETGLRLCDRVFDPQTDKPSKWWVCFVKKQFMNKSLSAPGQ; this is encoded by the exons ATGCCG GCGTATCACTCTGGCTTGATGGATGGGGACACCAAGATGGTGGGGAACATGGCTATGCTGCCACTAAAAACCCAATTCAAGGGCCCTGCAGCGAAAGAGA CCAAAGATTCAGACATCATTGAGGAGGCCATCTACTATTTCAAAGCTAATGTCTTCTTTAAGAATTATGAAATCAAG AATGAGGCAGACAGGACACTGATCTACGTCACCCTGTACATTTCTGAATGCCTGAAGAAGCTACAGAAG TGCAGCTCCAGGGgtcagggagagaaggagatgtaCACCCTGGGCATCACCAACTTCCCCATCCCTGGAGAACCTGGTTTCCCTCTCAACGCCATGTATGCAAAGCCCAGCAACAAGCAGGAAGAAG AGACCATGAGGGCGTACCTGCAGCAGATCCGCCAGGAGACGGGGCTGAGGCTGTGTGACCGTGTGTTTGACCCACAGACAGATAAACCCAGCAAG TGGTGGGTGTGCTTTGTTAAGAAACAGTTCATGAACAAAAGCCTGTCGGCTCCTGGACAGTAG
- the LOC139552240 gene encoding ubiquitin-conjugating enzyme E2 G1-like, with product MTDQSSLLLRKQLAELNKNPVEGFSAGLIDDDNIHQWEVVVIGPQDTLFEGGFFKAYLTFPHDYPHRPPKMKFITEIWHPNVAKNGDVCISILHEPGEDKFGYEKPEERWLPIHTVETIMISVISMLADPNGDSPANVDAAKEWREDPCGEFKRKVARCVRKSQEMAFD from the exons ATGACCGATCAATCATCACTGTTGCTTCGAAAACAACTGGCAG AGCTCAACAAGAACCCTGTGGAGGGATTTTCTGCCGGTCTCATAGACGATGATAACATCCATCAGTGGGAGGTGGTTGTTATTGGCCCTCAAGATACATTATT CGAGGGTGGTTTCTTTAAAGCCTACTTGACCTTTCCCCATGACTACCCACATAGGCCTCCAAAGATGAAGTTCATCACAGAAATATGGCATCCCAATG TTGCAAAGAATGGTGATGTGTGTATCTCCATCCTGCACGAGCCCGGAGAGGACAAGTTTGGCTATGAGAAGCCTGAGGAGCGCTGGCTGCCCATTCACACTGTAGAGACCATCATGATCAGTGTCATCTCCATGCTGGCCGACCCGAACGGCGACTCACCCGCCAATGTGGACGCAGCC AAAGAATGGAGAGAGGATCCTTGTGGAGAGTTCAAGAGGAAGGTGGCTCGCTGTGTACGAAAGAGTCAGGAGATGGCGTTTGACTAG